CGCCGAAGACGCTGAAGTCGTGCGAGCTGTCCGACGCCTATCTCGCAGCGTTACGTGATGCGACGGTGTTGCTCACACGCTACTTCTTCGATGCGGTGAATGACTTGAGTAAGGGCGTGTCCCTCGAGGATACCTGGATGGCCGAATAGCTCCCGTCACGGTATCGGATATCGTACGATGAGGCATGGCCATGGCATCTATCTGAACCCACGAGGCCGGGCTACCGCGATCGGTGCGAGCGGACCCGACCGCATCTACGGCGATAGGCGTTCGATGCGCCAGCGGTCCCCGTCCAGCGTGTAGCGGAGGCGGTCGTGGAGCCGGTTGGGCCGACTCTGCCAGAACTCGAAGCCCCCGGGAACCAAGCGGTACCCGCCCCAGTACGGCGGGCGCGGGATCTCGTGGTCGCGGTGCTCCTCGGTCAGCGCTCGGACGCGTTCCTCCAGAATCTGACGCCCGGCGATCGGTTCGCTCTGCCGCGACGCCCACGCCCCGATCTGGCTGTCGCGGTGGCGTCCACGAAAGTACGCATCCGATTCCTCGGGAGACGTTCTGACCACGACGCCCTCGGCTCGGACCTGACGTCCGCTTCGCGCCCAGTAGAACAGCGCGGCGGCGGCGGGGTTCTCCGCAAGTTCCCGCGCCTTGCGGCTCTCGTAGTTGGTATAGAAAACGAGGCCGCGCTCGTCGGCCCCGTTGAGGAGGACGGTCCGCACCGACGGTCTGCCGTCCCGCGTGGCGGTGGCGACGATCATCGCGGCGGGGAGCCGCAGTCCCTCGCGCACCTCGGCGTCCAGCCACACGCGAAACTGGATGAATGGATCCGGACTGATGTCACCCTCGCTCAGGCTGCCCACAAACGCCTCCTAGAACCTCGATGACCTCGACGTGCGCTCTCGAACCAACTTGTAGCGTACGAGACGCCGCACCCGAGTGCAAGGTCGAGTGGTACCCGCGGGGTCGGGCCGCGGGTGCGGGAACGCTCGGGTCCTGCGTCTGAACGCTGCGCCA
The bacterium genome window above contains:
- the pdxH gene encoding pyridoxamine 5'-phosphate oxidase; this encodes MGSLSEGDISPDPFIQFRVWLDAEVREGLRLPAAMIVATATRDGRPSVRTVLLNGADERGLVFYTNYESRKARELAENPAAAALFYWARSGRQVRAEGVVVRTSPEESDAYFRGRHRDSQIGAWASRQSEPIAGRQILEERVRALTEEHRDHEIPRPPYWGGYRLVPGGFEFWQSRPNRLHDRLRYTLDGDRWRIERLSP